A single region of the Stigmatella erecta genome encodes:
- a CDS encoding Fic family protein gives MGQFVETTAAGERVRAFVPPPLPPVPPIDVLGLLNRLSLAERALGRLDGITMLLPRQELFLYMYVRKEAVLSSQIEGTQSTLSDLLRFETEAQEGQPIDDIREVSNYVDAMMYGLERLKELPLSLRLIREMHARLLQSGRGGTKDPGEFRRSQNWIGGTRPGNALYVPPPVTELDGCLGALESFLHEEQSRLPTLIKAGLLHVQFESIHPFLDGNGRIGRLLVTLYLCVQDVLRKPLLYLSLYLKTHRADYYRLLQEVRERGAWEAWLEFFLKGIEETANQAFEAATRIVELFKRDRERITADSERANSALRVHELLQTHPYLTSNRLVEWTGLTAPTVNAALADLEHLGIVEEVTGRKRGRVFAYRSYLAILNEGTTPLQGMP, from the coding sequence ATGGGCCAGTTCGTGGAGACCACCGCCGCTGGGGAGCGTGTGCGGGCGTTCGTCCCGCCGCCCCTGCCTCCCGTCCCGCCCATCGACGTCTTGGGACTGCTGAACCGGCTCAGCCTCGCCGAGCGGGCGCTGGGCCGCCTCGATGGAATCACCATGCTCCTGCCGCGCCAGGAGCTGTTCCTTTACATGTACGTGCGCAAGGAGGCGGTGCTCTCCTCGCAGATTGAAGGAACGCAGTCGACGCTCTCCGACTTGCTCCGGTTCGAGACCGAGGCGCAGGAAGGTCAGCCCATCGACGACATCCGGGAGGTCTCCAACTACGTCGACGCCATGATGTACGGGCTCGAGCGGCTCAAGGAGTTGCCACTCTCGCTCCGGCTCATCCGCGAGATGCACGCGCGGTTGCTGCAAAGCGGACGCGGAGGCACGAAGGATCCGGGTGAATTCCGCCGTTCGCAGAACTGGATCGGCGGCACCCGGCCTGGAAATGCCCTGTACGTTCCGCCCCCCGTGACAGAGCTCGACGGATGCCTCGGCGCCCTGGAGAGCTTCCTGCACGAAGAGCAGTCCCGGCTGCCCACCCTCATCAAAGCGGGACTTCTGCACGTGCAATTCGAGAGCATCCACCCGTTCCTCGACGGCAACGGGCGCATCGGCCGCCTCCTCGTAACGCTCTATCTGTGCGTCCAGGACGTGCTCCGCAAGCCGTTGCTCTACCTGAGTCTCTACCTGAAGACGCACCGGGCCGATTACTACCGGCTGCTTCAGGAGGTCCGCGAGCGAGGTGCCTGGGAGGCGTGGCTCGAATTCTTTCTCAAGGGCATTGAGGAGACGGCGAACCAGGCGTTCGAGGCGGCCACACGCATCGTCGAACTCTTCAAGCGCGACCGGGAGCGCATCACGGCGGACAGCGAGCGAGCCAATTCCGCGCTCCGGGTGCACGAGCTGTTGCAGACGCACCCGTACCTCACGTCGAACCGGCTCGTCGAGTGGACCGGACTGACGGCCCCCACGGTGAACGCGGCGCTTGCGGACCTGGAGCATCTCGGCATCGTGGAGGAAGTGACCGGACGCAAGAGAGGCCGCGTCTTCGCGTACCGCAGCTACCTCGCCATCTTGAACGAAGGGACAACGCCTTTGCAGGGGATGCCGTAG
- a CDS encoding serine/threonine-protein kinase, with translation MSPDTLPPETRIGSWRVVSRQGQGSYGAVYKVEPVAGPPGAMALKLALHHRDPRFEREAEMLSRIRHPSVPRLYERGGWEMPGGGVFPYLVMEWVEGVSLYEWAAQQPRTSRQVMRVLAQVARALEATHAEEGVHRDVKGDNIRVRTGDGRAVLMDFGSCTYRRAPVLTFQPPPPGTPEYSSPESLRFHWEHRHQPTVRYEALPADDLYALGITAYRLVAGRYPPPVELKATEGGFEFVSPGWVAPETGGSLAPELAEVIRQLLSGEPHARGRTAEVAQSLEHAEKRAGPHADQPIVSRTEQAPSPPKARRRTFPWKRGLAWAAGVGLAVSVGWWGGRLSVGSTPSEARRGDGDRVGLAEASLPPTLDGGLLASSRAGVGLGMPKKPFPGQRRPPCGQRYEKEINGGCWLLPREAPQPPCGDNAFDWQGGCYVPVLELRRPSTSE, from the coding sequence GTGAGCCCCGACACTCTTCCTCCTGAGACCCGGATTGGCTCCTGGCGCGTGGTGAGCCGACAGGGCCAGGGTTCCTATGGCGCCGTCTACAAGGTCGAGCCGGTGGCGGGGCCGCCGGGGGCCATGGCCTTGAAGCTGGCGCTGCACCACCGGGATCCCCGCTTCGAGCGGGAGGCGGAGATGCTCTCGCGCATCCGTCACCCGTCGGTGCCCCGGCTGTACGAGCGGGGCGGATGGGAGATGCCGGGCGGGGGCGTGTTCCCGTACCTGGTGATGGAGTGGGTGGAAGGCGTGTCGCTGTACGAGTGGGCCGCGCAGCAGCCGCGCACCTCGCGCCAGGTGATGAGGGTGCTGGCGCAGGTGGCCCGGGCGCTGGAGGCCACGCACGCGGAGGAAGGGGTGCACCGGGACGTGAAGGGGGACAACATCCGGGTGAGGACCGGGGATGGCCGAGCGGTGTTGATGGACTTCGGCTCGTGTACCTACCGGAGGGCGCCGGTGCTGACCTTCCAGCCCCCACCGCCGGGGACGCCGGAGTATTCCAGCCCCGAGTCGTTGCGCTTCCACTGGGAGCACCGCCACCAGCCCACGGTGCGCTACGAGGCCCTGCCAGCCGATGACCTGTACGCGCTGGGCATCACGGCGTACCGCCTCGTGGCGGGCCGGTATCCGCCTCCGGTGGAGCTGAAGGCGACGGAGGGCGGCTTCGAATTCGTCTCGCCAGGTTGGGTGGCGCCAGAGACGGGAGGCTCGCTGGCGCCGGAGCTGGCGGAAGTCATCCGCCAGCTGTTGAGCGGCGAGCCGCATGCGCGGGGCCGCACCGCAGAGGTGGCGCAGAGCCTGGAGCACGCGGAGAAGCGTGCCGGGCCTCATGCAGATCAGCCCATCGTCTCCAGGACGGAGCAGGCGCCTTCTCCACCCAAGGCACGGCGACGGACGTTCCCGTGGAAGCGGGGACTGGCCTGGGCGGCTGGAGTGGGTCTGGCCGTGAGCGTGGGGTGGTGGGGAGGACGGCTGTCGGTGGGGAGCACGCCGAGCGAGGCGCGGAGAGGGGATGGGGACAGGGTAGGGCTCGCGGAAGCATCGCTCCCGCCCACCCTGGATGGAGGGCTGCTGGCCTCTTCTCGGGCAGGGGTGGGGCTGGGAATGCCCAAGAAGCCCTTTCCAGGACAGCGCCGCCCTCCGTGCGGACAGCGGTATGAGAAGGAGATCAACGGAGGTTGCTGGTTGCTCCCCCGTGAAGCGCCGCAGCCTCCGTGTGGCGACAACGCATTTGATTGGCAGGGCGGTTGTTATGTCCCTGTTCTAGAGCTTCGCCGTCCCTCCACTTCGGAATGA
- a CDS encoding vWA domain-containing protein, translating to MRCRLELADGRGTDVDAPPAPGMPLDVASGLFWKGRHVQAGFPKALEASLQAALEASSGAEGPVDVVLAIDSTGLMGEALRPLAGAAAVLERFVSAPGRRLALVRWGDGAPKVRVNFTPQANTVRRALAAWRPGRPGDPPKDAFSAMGTAMKLGWRPGARKAVLVLTAAPVSPGAARSAVLDWAEREGVTVTFIEPVAEPRGPPSPGR from the coding sequence GTGAGGTGCCGTCTGGAACTGGCGGATGGGCGCGGCACGGACGTGGATGCGCCCCCTGCTCCCGGCATGCCGCTCGACGTGGCCTCGGGCCTTTTCTGGAAGGGCCGGCATGTCCAAGCCGGCTTCCCCAAGGCCCTGGAAGCCTCACTGCAAGCGGCCCTGGAGGCGTCCTCCGGCGCGGAGGGGCCCGTGGACGTGGTCCTCGCCATCGACTCCACGGGGCTCATGGGGGAGGCGCTGCGGCCCCTGGCGGGCGCGGCGGCCGTGCTGGAGCGCTTCGTGTCCGCCCCCGGACGCCGCCTCGCGCTCGTGCGCTGGGGGGACGGTGCGCCCAAGGTCAGGGTGAACTTCACGCCCCAGGCGAACACGGTCCGGCGTGCGCTCGCCGCTTGGCGGCCTGGCCGGCCGGGAGATCCACCGAAGGATGCCTTCTCGGCCATGGGGACCGCGATGAAGCTGGGGTGGAGGCCCGGCGCACGCAAGGCGGTGCTCGTGCTGACCGCGGCCCCCGTGAGTCCGGGCGCCGCTCGCAGTGCCGTGCTCGATTGGGCCGAGCGGGAAGGCGTCACCGTGACCTTCATCGAGCCCGTGGCGGAGCCTAGGGGACCTCCTTCCCCAGGACGGTGA
- a CDS encoding carboxypeptidase-like regulatory domain-containing protein: MDHEWVVTVVDSAGAAVSGAQVALVPSSALTALEWPFASIAATHTHQADGRYEALAPLTPTEGKWTLLVRAPGKSPVVQPLLLKAKTKTEFVTSPSPRTAATLAFASEIKTSGTTEGIRCTRFNVTLYPSAEFVFITGTEYEGKGTSFRIFAQNYRDGLRKEKTLDAGTAVTLFSTDSRSRETCVPAVGGEWLEVGVFRFGDATGIKAGSKHSPVPGSDVSVVHLYQYLSDIGAADPGRVKEVGIFSHSWPGGPILFNTADTSTGPARDPDDFDAREKDFDPVNRVNWPHLKDAMSPTGSWHVWGCSATTHYMNLVREAYKHKAAGEDQHFLVNTTYMNHRVPPEKTRTIAERTTRQRVRAFMDTRFRSNTYMAAAASYLGLDVFGAPPGVGSNFGVTMYIDTKTYASVYAYFTQEFKPEFAPTHSTYDKGYVNYRLLATRAAPVAAPFSSEYYRFEQEFTPGGGKSTLLFANNRRVTLAGATGISFKVTPKKGFATAGKAGHLYELHDASDSKKSRAVYVQEDARTFLVDKDSLGKFTVLGKEVP, encoded by the coding sequence ATGGACCACGAATGGGTTGTCACCGTGGTGGACAGTGCTGGCGCGGCGGTGAGCGGCGCTCAGGTGGCGCTCGTGCCCTCCAGCGCGCTCACCGCGCTCGAATGGCCCTTCGCCTCCATTGCCGCCACGCATACCCACCAAGCGGATGGACGCTATGAAGCCTTGGCCCCCCTCACGCCCACGGAAGGAAAATGGACCCTCCTGGTCCGGGCCCCCGGCAAGTCTCCCGTCGTTCAGCCGCTGCTCTTGAAGGCGAAGACCAAGACAGAGTTCGTCACCTCCCCGTCCCCTCGAACCGCGGCCACCCTGGCCTTCGCCTCGGAAATCAAGACCTCCGGAACCACGGAGGGGATCCGGTGCACCCGGTTCAACGTGACGCTCTACCCTTCCGCCGAGTTCGTGTTCATCACCGGGACCGAGTACGAGGGCAAGGGCACCAGCTTCCGCATCTTCGCTCAGAACTACCGCGATGGATTGCGGAAGGAGAAAACGCTGGACGCGGGGACCGCCGTGACACTGTTCTCGACAGACAGCCGCTCACGCGAGACGTGTGTCCCCGCCGTGGGAGGCGAGTGGCTGGAGGTCGGGGTCTTTCGCTTCGGCGATGCCACCGGCATCAAGGCCGGCAGCAAGCACAGCCCCGTTCCGGGCTCCGATGTCTCCGTGGTCCACCTCTACCAGTACCTCAGTGACATCGGCGCCGCCGATCCAGGCCGGGTCAAGGAAGTGGGCATCTTCTCGCACTCGTGGCCCGGAGGGCCCATCCTCTTCAACACGGCGGACACCAGCACGGGCCCCGCCCGGGATCCGGACGACTTCGATGCACGCGAGAAGGACTTCGACCCCGTCAATCGGGTGAATTGGCCTCACCTCAAGGATGCCATGTCTCCCACGGGGAGCTGGCATGTCTGGGGTTGCAGCGCCACGACCCATTACATGAACCTCGTCCGGGAGGCCTACAAGCACAAGGCCGCTGGCGAAGACCAGCACTTCCTCGTGAACACGACCTACATGAACCACCGTGTTCCCCCCGAGAAAACCCGGACGATCGCGGAGCGCACGACACGCCAGCGCGTGCGCGCCTTCATGGACACACGGTTCCGCTCCAATACCTATATGGCTGCCGCGGCGTCGTATCTGGGGCTGGATGTCTTTGGAGCCCCCCCGGGCGTGGGCTCGAACTTTGGTGTCACCATGTACATCGACACCAAGACCTATGCGAGCGTGTATGCCTATTTCACGCAAGAATTCAAACCCGAGTTCGCTCCCACCCACAGCACCTACGACAAGGGGTATGTCAACTACAGGCTCCTGGCCACCCGGGCCGCTCCCGTGGCTGCCCCGTTTTCCTCCGAGTATTATCGGTTCGAGCAGGAGTTCACCCCGGGCGGTGGTAAGTCCACGCTGCTCTTCGCGAACAACCGCCGGGTGACCCTGGCGGGCGCGACGGGGATCAGCTTCAAAGTGACCCCCAAGAAGGGGTTCGCCACGGCAGGCAAGGCTGGGCATCTCTATGAGTTGCACGACGCAAGTGATTCCAAAAAATCACGCGCGGTGTACGTGCAGGAGGATGCGCGGACGTTCCTGGTGGACAAAGACAGCCTGGGGAAATTCACCGTCCTGGGGAAGGAGGTCCCCTAG